One window from the genome of Nicotiana sylvestris chromosome 9, ASM39365v2, whole genome shotgun sequence encodes:
- the LOC104225913 gene encoding uncharacterized protein: MKTVAVALLVALVVVVQVNIGHTFASTVPSFLWSPHQHGVASSEAVNYRTLSLKDLAKSVMAEGGWSDLLCSGKEAGQHLDLAFVFVGKQLQSVDIARPKNANSELVDLLKVSVAKSNFSLAFPYIDASEERESVESSLISEFTNTCGHGLEASNIAFSESCSVEGESFEKLTDVLSVQNYLLSRISKQSKGQPNLIVLCDQGHRTLGGAEEQTSEGEVLSELLSYVENLGAKYTALYVSDPFRSIQFPSHREVERFLAEGTHGNKSLNGCDGVCQIKSSFLEGIFVAIVLLIILISGLCCMMGIDTPTRFEAPTDS; this comes from the exons ATGAAAACTGTTGCGGTGGCATTGCTGGTTGCTTTAGTGGTTGTAGTTCAAGTCAATATCGGACATACTTTCGCATCTACAGTTCCTTCGTTTCTTTGGTCACCTCATCAACATGG AGTTGCCTCAAGTGAAGCTGTCAACTACAGAACCCTTTCACTGAAGGATTTAGCCAAGTCTGTTATGGCTGAGGGTGGTTGGTCGGACTTGCTG TGCTCAGGAAAAGAAGCTGGACAGCATCTGGATCTTGCATTTGTTTTTGTTGGGAAACAG CTGCAATCTGTGGATATTGCTAGACCCAAAAATGCCAATTCCGAGCTTGTGGACTTGCTGAAG GTCTCTGTTGCAAAGTCCAACTTTTCTTTGGCTTTCCCCTACATTGATGCATCAGAGGAGAGAGAATCAGTGGAAAGCTCTTTGATTTCAGAATTTACCAACACATGTGGGCATGGTCTTGAGGCCAGCAACATTGCTTTCTCGGAGTCATGCTCTGTGGAGGGTGAAAGTTTCGAGAAGCTTACCGATGTCCTTTCAGTTCAG AACTACCTGCTATCAAGGATCTCTAAACAATCCAAAGGGCAGCCAAATTTGATTGTTCTCTGCGACCAAGGTCACCGTACTCTGGGAGGGGCTGAAGAACAAacctccgaag GAGAAGTTTTATCTGAACTACTCAGTTACGTGGAGAATCTGGGAGCAAAATACACTGCACTGTATGTATCAGATCCATTTAGGTCAATTCAGTTCCCCTCTCATAGGGAGGTAGAAAGATTTCTAGCTGAAGGTACTCATGGAAATAAATCACTTAATGGCTGTGATGGAGTTTGCCAAATTAAATCCTCATTTTTGGAAGGCATATTTGTG GCAATTGTTTTGCTTATAATTTTGATATCCGGTCTTTGCTGCATGATGGGAATCGACACTCCTACAAGGTTTGAAGCCCCTACAGATTCATAA